One Sulfolobus sp. S-194 DNA segment encodes these proteins:
- a CDS encoding peptidase M50 encodes MSYIDYLEWRFRNLNEGLSFLLAILSLAVAFVGPHYLRYGVIVGVLIPIITATTAIVPHEIAHRQSARNYGCASRFTLSFKGFLATLLINLISGLTGFGFLVFVSGYTGIFCRFGIMTKDVEGKTAFAGPLTNLVIAILSLLSLLFIPISNIYLLYLLAEIFTFNSYVAFFNLIPLPPLDGQKVLRWNSAIWGVALIFALILTFVPYYVL; translated from the coding sequence TTGAGCTACATTGATTACTTAGAATGGAGATTCAGAAACCTTAATGAAGGCTTATCTTTTCTCTTAGCTATTTTATCTTTAGCTGTAGCATTTGTAGGGCCACATTACTTAAGATACGGAGTTATAGTAGGTGTATTAATACCTATAATAACTGCCACAACTGCTATAGTTCCCCATGAAATTGCACATAGGCAATCTGCAAGGAATTACGGATGTGCTTCAAGATTTACATTAAGCTTTAAAGGTTTTCTTGCTACATTATTAATAAACTTAATAAGTGGGCTTACGGGTTTTGGGTTTTTAGTATTCGTTTCTGGTTATACTGGGATATTTTGTAGATTTGGTATAATGACAAAAGATGTTGAAGGTAAAACAGCTTTTGCTGGTCCATTAACCAATTTAGTTATCGCAATCCTGTCCCTCTTATCTCTCTTATTTATACCAATTTCGAACATTTATCTCTTGTATTTGCTAGCAGAAATATTTACATTTAATAGTTATGTTGCATTCTTCAATTTAATACCTCTTCCCCCACTAGACGGGCAAAAAGTTCTGAGATGGAATTCAGCAATATGGGGTGTCGCATTAATATTTGCACTTATATTAACCTTTGTACCTTATTATGTATTATGA
- a CDS encoding LysE family transporter, which translates to MNIFYAFSLGIVMGLSIAAPPGPINAMMAHESVRSSLHGTAVGAGAMTADFIFFWLTYFFKSIIPSSALIFFYFIGGAYMLYLAYGVLKIKGFKATIKGSYVKGLTTAIVNPYQISWWLTFGISMLQQFSVFIAPGFFTGIVIWIFSFPIIINKIGEKYVIGVKIFSFIVLLVFGIYILYQGIYALKI; encoded by the coding sequence ATGAATATTTTTTATGCTTTTAGCCTAGGCATAGTAATGGGTTTGTCTATTGCTGCACCACCAGGACCTATAAATGCAATGATGGCTCATGAATCTGTAAGGTCTTCATTACACGGAACTGCGGTAGGAGCTGGAGCAATGACCGCTGATTTCATATTCTTTTGGCTAACTTACTTTTTTAAGAGTATTATTCCTTCTTCAGCTCTCATCTTCTTCTATTTTATAGGAGGAGCATATATGCTTTATTTAGCTTATGGGGTGCTTAAGATAAAAGGATTTAAGGCTACTATAAAGGGAAGTTATGTTAAGGGGTTAACCACGGCTATAGTTAATCCATACCAGATTAGTTGGTGGCTCACTTTTGGTATTTCAATGCTTCAGCAATTTTCTGTTTTCATAGCTCCAGGTTTTTTCACTGGAATTGTTATTTGGATATTCTCTTTCCCAATAATTATTAATAAAATTGGAGAGAAATATGTTATAGGTGTTAAGATTTTCTCATTCATAGTACTTTTAGTCTTTGGAATATATATTTTATATCAAGGTATTTATGCTCTCAAAATCTGA
- a CDS encoding rhomboid family intramembrane serine protease, with protein MKSTVILTIFITIGYIIGQILSLEKSSLIYYLIQINYLVLHGFYWQLLTSIFITPNFFDWAFNTIAMYFIYWLYKGEAGKLEYIIFLISGIIGNILSLYLYPPFVASAGASGGIFGLFAYYTVTDYLKDKQLNQIAIILLISVFILSDTLPLFDVDIWAHTGGILTGVLLSLLFFKINKTRGTV; from the coding sequence ATGAAATCTACAGTAATATTGACTATTTTTATAACTATTGGATATATAATAGGACAAATTTTATCCTTAGAAAAATCCTCGCTGATTTATTATCTAATACAGATAAATTATCTAGTCCTTCATGGTTTCTATTGGCAGTTACTTACATCTATTTTCATAACACCTAACTTTTTCGATTGGGCATTTAACACTATCGCAATGTACTTTATTTACTGGCTTTATAAGGGAGAGGCAGGCAAGTTAGAATATATAATTTTTCTTATCTCTGGGATTATAGGAAATATTCTCTCACTTTATTTATATCCTCCATTTGTTGCATCAGCAGGTGCTTCCGGAGGAATTTTCGGTTTATTTGCTTACTATACTGTTACTGATTATCTCAAAGATAAACAATTAAATCAAATTGCAATAATCCTTCTTATTTCTGTGTTCATCTTGAGCGATACTTTACCCCTTTTTGACGTTGATATCTGGGCTCATACTGGGGGAATCCTAACTGGAGTATTACTGTCACTACTATTTTTTAAGATAAATAAAACAAGAGGAACAGTGTGA
- a CDS encoding GtrA family protein: MLEKVIKYAIVGGLGTIVNEGILLSTKPFIPIAISLALAIEISILFNFILNDIWTFKDSRKGKIMTRLWKFHVSSLVGGVVQYIIVIALVVLFIHFGNLTQLLFLLFFSSLHLSSLYLAIINFLGIVAGFGVRFILSIRYVWEI; this comes from the coding sequence GTGTTAGAAAAAGTTATTAAATATGCTATTGTTGGTGGATTAGGTACTATAGTTAATGAGGGGATTCTTTTATCTACTAAACCTTTTATACCTATTGCTATATCATTAGCATTAGCAATTGAAATATCTATTTTATTTAATTTCATCCTAAACGATATATGGACTTTTAAAGATTCGAGAAAGGGTAAAATCATGACTCGATTATGGAAATTTCATGTTTCGTCTCTAGTCGGTGGTGTAGTACAGTATATTATTGTGATTGCTCTCGTAGTTTTGTTTATACATTTTGGTAATCTAACTCAGTTATTATTTCTTCTATTCTTTTCTAGCTTGCATTTATCCTCTTTATATTTAGCTATAATTAATTTTCTAGGTATAGTTGCTGGTTTTGGAGTGAGGTTTATTCTTAGTATAAGGTATGTTTGGGAAATTTGA
- a CDS encoding Mrp/NBP35 family ATP-binding protein, whose protein sequence is MSSNPFRISSPQPQKQPRDLRKVNQQVQAADLKIQMKMKTVKYKIAVLSGKGGVGKSFVSSNLAMALAAAGRSVGIVDVDFHGPSVPKMLGVRGQMLTADDKGINPVIGPFGIKVVSIDFLLPRDDTPVVWRGAIKHSAIKQFLGDVNWGELEYLIIDMPPGTGDEALSVAQLVPNLTGMIIVTIPSEVSTLAVKKSINFAKTINAKILGVIENMSYFLCPSDNKPYYIFGEGKGKQMAEEMGVPLLGQIPLDPIVAQANDLGEPFFLKYPDNPASKEFMRIAEQVIHIVENSNQQ, encoded by the coding sequence ATGAGCAGTAATCCTTTTAGAATATCATCCCCACAACCACAAAAACAACCAAGAGACTTAAGAAAAGTTAATCAGCAAGTTCAAGCAGCGGATTTAAAAATACAAATGAAAATGAAAACAGTTAAATATAAGATAGCTGTGCTAAGCGGAAAAGGTGGAGTAGGTAAATCGTTCGTTTCATCTAATCTAGCAATGGCATTAGCTGCTGCAGGAAGAAGTGTGGGTATCGTTGATGTAGACTTTCATGGTCCTTCTGTACCTAAAATGTTAGGAGTTAGAGGACAAATGTTAACTGCTGATGATAAGGGAATAAATCCAGTTATAGGACCTTTCGGAATAAAAGTTGTTTCAATTGATTTTCTATTACCTAGAGATGATACCCCAGTAGTATGGAGAGGGGCCATAAAACATTCAGCAATAAAGCAATTCTTAGGCGATGTCAATTGGGGTGAACTAGAGTATTTAATCATTGATATGCCTCCTGGCACTGGCGATGAGGCTTTATCAGTAGCACAATTAGTTCCTAATTTAACCGGGATGATAATAGTCACTATACCTTCGGAAGTGTCAACTTTAGCTGTAAAGAAGTCAATCAATTTCGCAAAAACAATAAACGCTAAAATATTAGGAGTAATAGAAAACATGAGTTACTTCTTATGTCCATCAGATAATAAACCATATTATATTTTCGGAGAAGGAAAAGGAAAGCAAATGGCTGAAGAAATGGGAGTACCCTTGTTAGGACAGATTCCCTTAGATCCAATTGTTGCTCAAGCTAATGACCTAGGAGAACCATTCTTCTTAAAATATCCAGATAATCCAGCCTCAAAAGAATTTATGAGAATTGCTGAACAAGTTATACATATAGTGGAAAACTCTAATCAGCAGTAA
- a CDS encoding helix-turn-helix domain-containing protein, which produces MSIEITEKSVIFKRFLAVAYGLSEAEIEAFLKIMESKEGKNVDTISSELGISKSRASLILKKLSDAGLIEKEKSGNNKGGRPKFMYYVNKDEIRVKLEKKANELCDQLKQLISSLG; this is translated from the coding sequence ATGAGTATTGAAATTACTGAAAAAAGCGTAATTTTTAAGAGATTCCTTGCTGTAGCCTATGGTCTCTCGGAGGCTGAAATAGAAGCTTTTCTTAAAATCATGGAAAGCAAAGAAGGTAAGAATGTTGATACAATTTCTAGTGAACTAGGAATTAGTAAAAGCAGAGCGAGTTTAATTCTTAAAAAACTTTCAGATGCTGGCTTGATCGAGAAAGAGAAAAGTGGAAATAACAAAGGAGGAAGGCCAAAATTCATGTATTACGTTAACAAGGATGAAATAAGAGTTAAATTAGAGAAAAAAGCTAATGAATTATGTGATCAATTAAAACAACTTATATCCTCTCTGGGTTAA
- a CDS encoding tryptophan--tRNA ligase: MAQDFNVTPWEVKGKVDYDKLIVQFGTQKITSELKEKIKSIINDELHVMLRRDVFFSHRDLDLVLNDYEKSKGFFLYTGRAPSLGMHIGHLIPFIFTKWLQEKFNANLYIEITDDEKYMRNPEFTLDQTRSWAYDNILDIIAVGFNPDKTFIFQDTEYIRNMYPIAIKIAKKLTFSEVRATFGLDTSSNIGIIWYPALQIAPTMFEKKRCLIPAGIDQDPYWRLQRDIAESLGYYKAAQIHSKFLPPLTGPEGKMSSSQPETAIYLTDDPKTVERKIMKYAFSGGQPTIELHRKYGGNPDIDVSFQWLYMFFESDDNKIKKIEEDYRSGALLTGELKQILIEKLNDFLEEHRQKREEAKKLVNVFKYEGELAKEMWKKIHE; this comes from the coding sequence ATGGCTCAAGATTTTAATGTTACCCCTTGGGAAGTTAAGGGTAAAGTTGATTATGATAAACTAATTGTTCAATTTGGTACTCAGAAAATTACCTCAGAATTAAAGGAAAAAATTAAGAGTATTATTAATGATGAACTTCACGTCATGCTAAGAAGAGATGTTTTCTTTTCTCATAGGGATTTAGATTTAGTTTTAAATGACTATGAGAAAAGTAAAGGATTCTTCCTATATACTGGAAGAGCGCCTTCCTTAGGTATGCATATAGGACATCTGATACCATTCATATTTACCAAATGGCTACAAGAGAAATTTAATGCTAATTTATACATTGAGATAACTGACGACGAGAAGTACATGAGAAATCCAGAATTTACATTAGATCAAACTAGGAGTTGGGCTTACGATAATATTTTAGATATAATCGCTGTTGGCTTTAATCCCGATAAAACGTTCATCTTCCAAGATACAGAGTACATAAGGAATATGTATCCTATTGCAATAAAAATTGCTAAAAAGCTTACATTCTCTGAAGTTAGGGCTACGTTTGGTTTAGATACTTCTTCAAATATAGGAATAATTTGGTATCCTGCATTACAAATAGCTCCTACCATGTTTGAAAAGAAGAGATGTCTAATACCAGCCGGTATAGATCAAGATCCCTATTGGAGATTGCAAAGGGATATAGCGGAAAGCCTTGGGTATTATAAGGCTGCGCAGATACATAGTAAATTCCTTCCCCCATTAACTGGACCAGAAGGAAAAATGAGCTCATCCCAGCCTGAGACAGCAATTTATCTTACTGATGATCCTAAGACTGTAGAAAGGAAAATAATGAAATACGCATTTTCTGGAGGTCAACCCACAATTGAATTACATAGAAAATATGGTGGTAATCCGGATATAGATGTGTCATTCCAGTGGCTGTATATGTTCTTTGAGTCTGATGATAATAAGATAAAGAAAATAGAGGAAGATTATAGATCTGGTGCACTTTTAACAGGCGAGTTGAAACAGATCTTAATAGAAAAATTGAATGATTTCTTGGAAGAGCATAGGCAGAAAAGAGAAGAAGCTAAGAAATTAGTGAATGTTTTCAAATATGAAGGAGAGCTTGCTAAAGAGATGTGGAAGAAGATTCACGAATAA
- the zfx1 gene encoding zinc-containing ferredoxin Zfx1 gives MGIDPNYRTNRQVVGEHSGHKVYGPVEPPKVLGIHGTIVGVDFDLCIADGSCINACPVNVFQWYDTPGHPASEKKADPVNEQACIFCMACVNVCPVAAIDVKPP, from the coding sequence ATGGGAATCGATCCTAACTATAGAACAAATAGGCAAGTAGTAGGAGAACATAGTGGCCATAAAGTATATGGCCCAGTAGAACCACCAAAAGTCCTCGGAATACATGGAACAATAGTTGGAGTAGACTTCGACTTATGTATTGCAGATGGTTCATGTATAAATGCGTGTCCAGTTAATGTCTTTCAGTGGTACGATACACCTGGTCATCCTGCATCAGAAAAGAAGGCAGATCCAGTGAATGAACAAGCTTGTATCTTCTGTATGGCTTGTGTGAACGTATGCCCAGTGGCTGCAATTGATGTAAAACCACCATAA
- the cbp1 gene encoding CRISPR DNA repeat-binding protein Cbp1, protein MMEREVIEKIKNLYNSGYTIREIAKEMNMSYGKVRNILIREGVKMRNKVPKELIERVVELAKQGYSARKISKELNMNETTVLRILKEHNLGKRVKKMSQEEINQIISMYKEGKSIYEIAKKLNRSTNLVVYYLKKYGIIRESSSTSL, encoded by the coding sequence GTGATGGAAAGAGAAGTTATAGAAAAAATTAAAAATCTGTATAATAGTGGTTATACAATAAGAGAGATAGCTAAAGAGATGAATATGAGTTATGGAAAAGTGAGGAACATTCTTATTAGAGAAGGAGTAAAAATGAGGAATAAAGTACCTAAAGAATTAATAGAAAGAGTAGTGGAATTGGCTAAGCAAGGTTATAGTGCTAGAAAAATAAGTAAAGAATTAAATATGAATGAAACTACAGTACTTAGAATTTTAAAGGAGCATAATTTAGGAAAGAGAGTAAAAAAGATGAGCCAAGAAGAGATAAACCAAATTATTAGCATGTATAAAGAGGGTAAATCTATATATGAGATCGCTAAAAAGTTGAATAGATCAACCAACCTAGTCGTATATTACTTAAAGAAATACGGTATTATTCGTGAATCTTCTTCCACATCTCTTTAG
- a CDS encoding aminotransferase class I/II-fold pyridoxal phosphate-dependent enzyme, whose product MKHGGVKWSKNGPEDINDFSVNLNPLGTLSRIHELIEEAVKKRIYSFYPPEDYREIKEFIAELYNVDIDLIGVFNGSSEVIKLLDVCDVPEPNFSEYKRKSSYFAIEKENYFEYYLSGDCVITSNPVNPTGSMIKEKDIIDFLSFGRKLILDESFADISLVKSSIKYTKEFDNLLVISSFTKSLSIPGLRIGFSIGKNSRKLEEKAPPWRINSIAYYVFVNLDHKEVRDFFERSKREVEKLINVLKSVKARFKVYDTVAPYFLAEFPIPTKELNMKLRKYGYQIREPEGFLGLRSTHGRVSLKNDFKELIFLINKILDCE is encoded by the coding sequence ATGAAGCATGGAGGAGTAAAGTGGAGTAAGAATGGACCAGAAGATATTAATGATTTCAGTGTTAATTTGAATCCTCTAGGAACTTTATCTAGGATACATGAACTTATAGAAGAAGCTGTAAAGAAGAGGATTTACTCATTTTATCCACCGGAAGATTATAGAGAAATAAAGGAGTTTATAGCGGAACTTTATAATGTTGATATTGATTTAATAGGTGTTTTTAATGGTTCCTCAGAAGTAATAAAACTACTTGATGTCTGTGATGTTCCGGAACCAAACTTTTCTGAATATAAAAGAAAAAGTAGTTATTTTGCAATAGAAAAGGAAAATTACTTTGAATATTATCTCTCTGGGGATTGTGTCATAACTAGTAATCCGGTTAATCCTACTGGAAGTATGATTAAAGAGAAGGATATTATAGATTTTCTATCCTTTGGAAGAAAATTAATACTAGATGAATCTTTTGCAGATATAAGTCTAGTAAAGAGTTCTATTAAATATACTAAAGAGTTTGATAATCTTCTTGTAATTTCATCCTTTACTAAGTCCTTATCTATTCCAGGGTTAAGAATAGGTTTTTCTATTGGCAAAAATTCGAGAAAATTAGAGGAGAAAGCACCGCCTTGGAGGATAAATAGTATTGCGTATTATGTTTTTGTTAATCTAGATCATAAAGAGGTTAGGGATTTCTTTGAAAGATCTAAAAGAGAGGTTGAAAAGCTTATTAATGTTTTAAAAAGCGTGAAAGCTAGATTTAAAGTCTATGATACAGTAGCCCCATACTTTTTGGCAGAATTTCCTATCCCTACTAAAGAGTTAAATATGAAGCTAAGGAAATATGGATATCAAATTAGAGAACCAGAGGGCTTTTTAGGTTTAAGATCAACCCATGGTAGAGTTTCTTTAAAAAATGACTTTAAAGAGCTAATATTTTTAATAAATAAGATTCTTGATTGCGAATAA
- a CDS encoding adenylate kinase family protein has product MIIVITGTPGSGKSTIVDLLSKKLGYEKLHVSSFLIQNKAFSEYDELRQSYVIDEEKAFQLIDSFIKDKNIVIETIYPSLISNADKVIVLRKDPRILYVELKRRGWGELKVAENVVAEILGVISGEAKKYFGNICEIDVTNKKPEEVVEQILSNICDNVDWLNIEEIQDLLISLDKVISSYEDSISDEQ; this is encoded by the coding sequence ATGATAATTGTTATCACCGGAACACCAGGGAGTGGTAAGAGTACTATTGTAGACTTACTATCTAAAAAACTGGGTTATGAAAAGCTTCATGTTTCGTCATTTTTAATTCAAAATAAGGCTTTTTCTGAATATGATGAATTAAGGCAGAGTTATGTTATTGATGAAGAAAAAGCATTCCAATTAATAGACTCATTTATTAAGGATAAGAATATTGTAATTGAGACTATATATCCTTCATTAATCTCCAATGCAGATAAAGTAATAGTATTAAGAAAAGATCCAAGAATACTTTATGTGGAATTAAAAAGAAGAGGATGGGGAGAGCTAAAAGTTGCAGAAAACGTTGTAGCTGAAATTTTAGGGGTAATAAGTGGTGAGGCCAAAAAATACTTCGGTAATATTTGTGAAATTGATGTAACTAATAAAAAACCAGAGGAAGTGGTAGAACAAATTCTTTCAAATATATGTGATAATGTAGACTGGTTAAATATAGAGGAAATTCAAGATCTATTAATTTCATTAGATAAGGTTATTAGTTCGTATGAAGATAGTATAAGTGATGAGCAGTAA
- the alaXM gene encoding alanyl-tRNA editing protein AlaXM, with amino-acid sequence MVEKLYLTDCYIKEFKAKITKIDGNLVFLDKTAFYPGGGGVENDKGTFIFNGNKIEVTNVKEIDGEIAHEVTSASFKEGDEIIGVIDWDRRYRMMRLHTASHIIAAIAYSKYNSKITGGNISPEYAKDDFDIDDKNKLLEIVKEANEIAKKGLPVKIYFLKKEEALKIPGIVKLAERMPPNIDTWRIVEIEGIDIQADGGPHVSNTLEIGEIVPIKIENRGKGKKRIYYTVKP; translated from the coding sequence ATGGTAGAGAAACTTTATCTGACAGACTGTTATATAAAGGAATTTAAGGCAAAAATCACAAAAATTGACGGAAATCTTGTATTCTTAGATAAAACGGCATTTTACCCTGGAGGAGGAGGGGTAGAAAATGATAAGGGTACCTTTATCTTTAACGGAAATAAAATAGAAGTTACTAACGTAAAAGAGATAGATGGAGAGATAGCACACGAAGTTACCTCAGCATCATTTAAGGAAGGAGACGAAATCATTGGAGTAATAGATTGGGACAGAAGATATAGAATGATGCGATTACATACCGCTTCGCATATAATAGCTGCGATAGCCTATTCAAAGTATAATTCTAAAATAACTGGGGGAAACATTTCACCTGAATATGCTAAAGATGATTTCGATATAGATGATAAGAATAAACTATTAGAGATAGTAAAGGAAGCCAATGAAATAGCTAAAAAAGGACTACCAGTAAAGATTTACTTCTTGAAGAAAGAAGAAGCACTCAAAATACCTGGAATTGTAAAGTTAGCTGAAAGAATGCCACCAAACATAGACACATGGAGAATTGTAGAAATTGAAGGAATAGATATCCAAGCTGATGGTGGACCTCACGTTTCTAATACATTAGAAATAGGAGAAATAGTACCTATAAAAATAGAGAACAGAGGAAAAGGTAAAAAAAGAATATATTATACTGTAAAACCCTAA
- a CDS encoding Snf7 family protein, with translation MLGKEDFQKIWAGNEKVKMPKSKEPLKYRLIQAQYKIRSMISRLDSYIAKMQERDRTLFERVVEAQMSKDHTRAAMYANEVAEIRKITKQLITTQIALEQVGLRLETVGELGDIYVNLIPVMGVIGELKAALKGVMPELSIELGELGDSLQEVVIEAGEFSGVGGVGVTSSPEARKILEEASMIAEQKMKEQFPELPAGGLASSQKS, from the coding sequence ATGTTAGGAAAAGAAGACTTCCAAAAGATTTGGGCTGGAAACGAAAAAGTAAAAATGCCAAAAAGCAAAGAACCATTAAAATATAGGTTAATTCAAGCTCAGTATAAAATTAGGTCAATGATAAGTAGATTAGACTCTTACATTGCTAAGATGCAAGAAAGAGACAGAACATTATTTGAGAGAGTAGTAGAGGCTCAGATGAGTAAGGATCATACAAGGGCAGCAATGTATGCTAATGAGGTAGCTGAAATTAGAAAAATAACGAAGCAGTTAATAACAACTCAAATCGCATTAGAGCAAGTTGGATTAAGATTAGAGACTGTCGGCGAATTAGGAGATATTTACGTAAATCTAATACCAGTAATGGGAGTTATTGGCGAGTTAAAGGCTGCGTTAAAGGGAGTAATGCCAGAGTTATCAATTGAACTTGGTGAATTAGGAGATAGCCTACAAGAAGTCGTAATTGAAGCCGGTGAATTCAGTGGTGTAGGTGGTGTAGGAGTTACCTCATCACCAGAAGCAAGAAAGATTTTAGAAGAAGCATCAATGATTGCAGAGCAAAAGATGAAGGAACAATTCCCAGAGCTACCAGCTGGCGGATTGGCTTCTTCACAAAAATCATGA
- a CDS encoding 5-formyltetrahydrofolate cyclo-ligase translates to MLSKSEIREKIWKLLEDTNIASFPRPVYGRIPNFKGAEEAAKRLAETKEFKEAKIVKVNPDSPQRPVRELVLRSGKILLVPTPRLKGEFYLLDPNEIKDYKEASKISGFSRFGEVVDLNSISRVDFIVAGSVAVTIYGDRVGKGEGYSELEFAILRELGKVNENTPIATTVHDIQIVDFIPTEPYDVPIDIITTPTRVIYTKRKREKPKGIYLEYLTKEKIEETPFLKKFLTQRGYKLF, encoded by the coding sequence ATGCTCTCAAAATCTGAAATTAGGGAAAAGATTTGGAAACTCCTTGAAGATACTAACATTGCTTCCTTTCCAAGACCAGTATACGGCAGGATTCCTAATTTTAAAGGAGCCGAAGAAGCTGCAAAAAGATTGGCAGAAACTAAGGAGTTTAAAGAGGCAAAAATAGTAAAAGTTAATCCGGATTCTCCTCAAAGACCTGTTAGAGAACTAGTGCTAAGGAGTGGGAAAATTCTTCTCGTACCTACACCTAGGTTGAAAGGAGAGTTTTATTTACTTGATCCTAATGAAATAAAGGATTATAAAGAGGCTTCAAAGATAAGTGGTTTCTCAAGGTTTGGTGAAGTAGTTGATTTAAACTCAATTTCAAGAGTTGATTTTATAGTTGCAGGTTCTGTGGCCGTAACTATCTATGGGGATAGAGTAGGTAAAGGTGAAGGATATAGTGAGTTGGAGTTTGCAATTTTAAGGGAATTAGGTAAAGTTAACGAAAATACCCCTATAGCTACTACTGTACATGATATACAAATTGTTGATTTTATTCCAACAGAACCTTATGATGTACCTATTGATATTATAACTACACCTACAAGAGTTATTTACACAAAGAGAAAAAGAGAGAAACCAAAAGGTATTTATCTTGAATACTTAACTAAAGAGAAAATTGAAGAAACTCCATTTTTGAAGAAATTTTTAACCCAGAGAGGATATAAGTTGTTTTAA
- a CDS encoding helix-turn-helix domain-containing protein, with protein MLLHVTLKTPIEDWISINNIYTTSITILDIRPDSSLYRVLIEYKGKDNEKFLSSFTKVSKNSYLGTLQVNSKIISILSKYTIMQGNVVPDSIIWTVIVDGYQELKRLLKEFVDNKIDVKVLKVVKAKSDATITARQEQIIKIALEAGYFDFPRRITLNQLAEKLNISSSTLAEILRRAEKNIIEAYFKERGL; from the coding sequence ATGTTACTTCACGTCACTTTAAAAACTCCTATTGAAGATTGGATTTCTATAAATAACATCTATACAACTTCTATTACTATTTTGGATATAAGACCAGACTCTTCTTTATATAGAGTTTTAATCGAATATAAGGGGAAGGATAATGAAAAGTTTCTTTCTTCGTTTACAAAAGTTTCGAAAAATAGTTATTTAGGTACTCTACAAGTTAATTCCAAAATAATTTCTATTCTTTCAAAATATACTATTATGCAAGGAAATGTTGTGCCAGATTCTATAATTTGGACTGTTATAGTCGATGGTTACCAAGAGCTTAAAAGGTTATTGAAAGAATTTGTAGATAATAAAATCGATGTTAAGGTTCTAAAAGTTGTTAAGGCTAAATCCGATGCTACAATAACTGCAAGACAAGAGCAGATTATAAAAATTGCTTTAGAGGCGGGTTATTTTGATTTTCCTAGGAGGATAACCTTAAATCAATTGGCTGAAAAATTAAATATAAGTTCTTCTACGTTGGCTGAGATATTGAGAAGGGCTGAAAAGAATATTATTGAGGCTTACTTTAAGGAGAGAGGCTTATGA